A DNA window from Deinococcus malanensis contains the following coding sequences:
- a CDS encoding type II secretion system F family protein gives MPVFEYRARDRSGKVLKSQMEAETAAQVRDTLRAKSLMILEIKPPKSGLNADINIPFLNDRPPGLKPVAIFSKQLATLINAGVPLVQSLAILQRQIEHKGFQKVVKELRGEVESGIPLSEAIGKYPKIFDRLYVNLIRAGETSGTLDAILERIAAFQEKDLALRGKIKSAMTYPVIVLVFALGITYFLLTTIVPQFGMILVQLNAPLPFITKMLMAISDFLKSSTWIIAIVVAALVYAYRAIYKTPKGRMQIDKIKLKIPVFGNLIQKSAISSFARTLGLLLSSGVNIIESLEITKGTANNAVVEETLENAKNVVMVGDQMSSSLGASKVFPPMVVSMVSIGEETGSLDAMLDKVGDFYDREVDEAVDALTAAIEPMMIVFLGIIVGTIVAGMFLPMFSIIGALSQ, from the coding sequence ATGCCCGTCTTTGAATACCGCGCGCGCGACCGGTCCGGCAAGGTGCTGAAATCTCAGATGGAGGCAGAGACGGCCGCACAGGTCCGTGACACCCTCCGTGCCAAGAGCCTCATGATTCTTGAGATCAAGCCTCCCAAGAGCGGACTGAACGCAGACATCAACATTCCCTTCCTGAATGACCGCCCGCCTGGACTCAAGCCGGTGGCCATTTTCAGTAAACAGCTGGCCACCCTGATCAACGCCGGGGTGCCGCTGGTGCAGTCGCTGGCCATCCTGCAAAGACAGATCGAGCACAAGGGCTTTCAGAAGGTCGTCAAGGAGTTGCGCGGGGAAGTCGAGTCGGGGATTCCCCTCAGCGAGGCGATCGGTAAGTATCCTAAGATCTTCGACCGCCTGTACGTCAACCTGATCCGGGCCGGTGAGACCAGCGGGACGCTGGACGCCATTCTGGAGCGCATCGCGGCCTTCCAGGAAAAGGACCTGGCCCTGCGCGGGAAGATCAAAAGTGCCATGACGTATCCAGTGATTGTCCTGGTCTTTGCGCTGGGCATCACGTACTTTCTGCTGACCACCATCGTGCCGCAGTTCGGGATGATCCTGGTGCAGCTCAACGCCCCCCTCCCGTTCATCACGAAAATGCTGATGGCCATCTCGGACTTTCTGAAGAGTTCTACCTGGATCATTGCCATCGTCGTCGCCGCGCTCGTGTATGCCTACCGGGCCATTTACAAGACGCCCAAGGGCCGGATGCAGATCGACAAGATCAAACTCAAGATTCCGGTGTTCGGCAATCTGATTCAGAAAAGCGCCATCAGCTCGTTTGCACGGACCCTGGGCCTGCTGCTGAGCAGCGGTGTGAACATCATCGAGAGTCTGGAAATCACCAAGGGAACGGCGAACAATGCCGTCGTCGAAGAGACCCTGGAAAACGCCAAGAACGTCGTCATGGTGGGCGACCAGATGAGTTCGAGCCTGGGCGCCAGCAAGGTCTTTCCGCCCATGGTGGTCAGCATGGTTTCCATCGGTGAGGAGACTGGTTCTTTGGACGCGATGCTCGACAAGGTTGGGGACTTCTATGACCGCGAGGTCGATGAGGCAGTCGATGCCCTGACGGCCGCTATCGAGCCCATGATGATTGTCTTCCTGGGCATTATCGTCGGCACGATCGTGGCCGGAATGTTCCTCCCGATGTTCAGCATCATCGGAGCACTCAGCCAGTAA
- a CDS encoding EamA family transporter, which yields MPRVNRLTLPPVPALLLSMMSIQAGAAFAKTLFPVLGAAGTTAMRVALAAGVLVVLLRPRLRALTASQWRAVVPYGLALGLMNLCFYASLVHLPLGLAVTLEFVGPLVLSLVLSRRALDFVWVALAGVGIALIMPHGATGGEPLHMGGVALALLAGALWALYIVAGGAVGRRVPGTTGVVAGMLVAALVALPFGLVQAGADLLTPALLAAGLGVAIMSSALPYTLEMVALKAIPARVFGVMMSLEPALAALSGLLFLGERLNVLQWVAMGCVIAASAGIHLSAPRVAEPSTPAELIT from the coding sequence ATGCCGCGTGTGAACCGCCTGACCCTCCCGCCAGTGCCGGCGCTGCTGCTGTCCATGATGAGCATTCAGGCCGGCGCGGCGTTCGCCAAAACGTTGTTTCCGGTGCTGGGCGCTGCCGGCACCACGGCCATGCGGGTTGCTCTGGCCGCCGGCGTGCTGGTGGTCCTGCTGCGGCCCAGGCTCCGGGCGCTGACCGCGTCCCAGTGGCGGGCGGTCGTTCCGTACGGACTCGCCTTGGGGCTGATGAACCTGTGCTTCTATGCCTCTCTGGTTCACCTGCCGCTGGGGCTGGCCGTCACGCTGGAGTTCGTGGGGCCGCTGGTGCTGTCCCTGGTGCTCTCGCGCCGCGCCCTTGACTTCGTGTGGGTGGCGCTGGCCGGGGTGGGCATCGCGCTGATCATGCCGCACGGGGCGACAGGAGGCGAGCCACTGCACATGGGCGGCGTGGCGCTGGCCCTGCTGGCCGGAGCACTGTGGGCGCTGTACATCGTGGCGGGGGGTGCGGTAGGCCGGCGGGTTCCGGGGACGACCGGTGTCGTGGCCGGCATGCTGGTGGCCGCACTGGTCGCCCTGCCGTTCGGGCTGGTCCAGGCCGGAGCGGACCTGCTGACGCCTGCCCTGCTGGCGGCGGGCCTGGGGGTGGCCATCATGTCCAGCGCCCTGCCCTACACGCTGGAAATGGTGGCCCTGAAAGCCATTCCCGCGCGGGTCTTTGGCGTCATGATGAGTCTGGAACCCGCCCTGGCGGCCCTGAGCGGTCTGCTGTTCCTGGGCGAGCGCCTGAATGTCCTGCAATGGGTGGCCATGGGCTGCGTCATCGCAGCCAGCGCCGGGATTCATCTGAGCGCCCCGCGTGTGGCCGAACCGTCGACGCCAGCTGAGCTGATCACCTGA
- a CDS encoding DUF4388 domain-containing protein gives MEQAAAPKENWTMANTTISLETFDVLELLYLLAGQRRTGALQIIRDDAQFTMWLEGGRVRAVRFGVLSGAGAVRRLLLDPRGHSTFLPGVQLATPPELDATLDEAVLEALLHDIPVSELPFNGPGRITEPDRVDALRWSPEEQHILRQLEAQQPVGELASSPPATRLLLTLIRMGLLVPRRSRLARLTVVVTHQVRGMVLVDEMICQRWHEALQRSPERVAVKTGTGQVQTLALRAAPGLGRQLLIPPELLLQTGIQGGDSVLVQPV, from the coding sequence ATGGAACAAGCTGCTGCCCCGAAGGAGAACTGGACCATGGCCAACACCACCATCAGCCTCGAGACCTTCGACGTGCTGGAGCTGTTGTATCTGCTGGCCGGTCAGCGGCGCACCGGGGCGCTGCAGATTATCCGTGACGACGCTCAGTTCACGATGTGGCTCGAAGGCGGCCGCGTCCGGGCGGTGCGCTTCGGGGTGCTGAGTGGTGCTGGGGCGGTGAGGCGCCTTCTGCTTGATCCGCGCGGACACTCCACTTTTCTGCCCGGCGTTCAGCTGGCCACGCCCCCTGAACTGGACGCCACACTGGACGAGGCCGTGCTTGAAGCGTTGTTGCACGACATTCCTGTCTCCGAACTGCCATTCAATGGTCCCGGCAGGATTACCGAGCCGGACAGGGTGGACGCACTGAGGTGGTCGCCGGAGGAACAGCACATTCTGAGACAGCTCGAGGCGCAGCAGCCGGTCGGTGAACTGGCCTCCAGCCCGCCGGCCACTCGCCTGCTTCTGACCCTGATCCGCATGGGACTGCTGGTCCCCCGACGTTCGCGGCTGGCGCGTCTGACCGTAGTCGTGACGCATCAGGTGCGCGGAATGGTGCTGGTCGATGAGATGATCTGCCAGCGCTGGCACGAGGCATTGCAGCGGTCCCCAGAGCGCGTGGCGGTAAAGACCGGGACAGGACAGGTTCAGACCCTGGCCCTGCGCGCAGCCCCTGGCCTGGGCCGGCAGCTACTGATCCCCCCCGAACTTTTGCTTCAGACCGGTATTCAGGGCGGGGACAGCGTGCTGGTGCAGCCGGTCTGA
- a CDS encoding DUF423 domain-containing protein: protein MLPLTLLHGGVLLAALGIALGAFAAHGLKSRLDPQMLATFEIGVRYHMYAALALIALAPQVQHTRGPVLLLLGLLVFSGSLYILALTGTRWLGAVTPLGGLLLIAGLILCALDLRR, encoded by the coding sequence ATGCTTCCTCTGACACTGCTGCACGGTGGCGTGCTTCTGGCGGCCCTGGGCATAGCACTGGGCGCTTTCGCGGCACATGGCCTGAAATCCCGGCTGGACCCACAGATGCTGGCCACATTTGAAATCGGGGTGCGCTACCACATGTACGCGGCGCTGGCTCTGATCGCGCTGGCACCCCAGGTTCAGCACACCCGGGGACCGGTGCTGCTGCTGCTGGGCCTGCTGGTGTTCAGCGGCTCTCTGTATATTCTGGCCCTGACGGGAACGAGGTGGCTGGGGGCCGTGACCCCACTGGGCGGCCTGCTGCTGATTGCCGGCCTGATACTGTGCGCTCTGGACCTGCGACGCTGA
- a CDS encoding L-threonylcarbamoyladenylate synthase — MPTDPFPDWLNAVQDAADTLLQGGVVAYPTETVWGLAAHPQHPHAVERLYALKGRAADKPVQVSCAGLDEVRRYAPPSRALDALAPLWPGPLTLVTAAEPGCPAYLAPNGQVGLRVPDHPVALALLRLSGGALATTSCNRSGLPAARTWREAVDTGLGDLVLPDGGHPAAGIASTVLLLPGGDVIREGAVPAARIRQLLAGQTE; from the coding sequence ATGCCTACCGACCCTTTTCCAGACTGGCTGAACGCTGTTCAGGACGCTGCCGATACCCTGTTGCAGGGGGGAGTCGTCGCCTATCCCACCGAGACCGTCTGGGGTCTGGCTGCACATCCGCAGCATCCGCATGCCGTTGAGCGGCTGTACGCCCTGAAGGGCCGTGCAGCAGACAAGCCCGTGCAGGTGTCGTGTGCCGGGTTGGACGAGGTGCGCCGTTATGCTCCGCCCAGCCGGGCCCTGGACGCTCTGGCTCCATTATGGCCGGGACCCCTGACGCTGGTTACTGCCGCTGAACCCGGGTGCCCGGCCTATCTCGCGCCGAATGGGCAGGTCGGTCTGCGGGTACCGGACCATCCGGTCGCGCTGGCCCTGCTGCGTCTGAGTGGTGGCGCCCTGGCGACCACAAGCTGTAACCGCAGTGGCCTTCCTGCTGCCCGCACCTGGCGGGAGGCTGTGGACACTGGCTTGGGCGACCTGGTCCTGCCGGATGGCGGGCATCCGGCCGCAGGCATAGCAAGCACGGTGCTTCTCCTGCCCGGAGGCGACGTGATCCGTGAAGGGGCCGTGCCCGCCGCCAGGATCCGGCAGCTTCTGGCCGGGCAGACAGAGTGA
- the glgP gene encoding alpha-glucan family phosphorylase — MNIIGKVTVLPQLPEEIARLSELAYNLYWSWTPRAQELYQALDYPIWERFHQNPVRTLLEVPRARLDEVAADPAYLARYAEVMADFDAYMGKQNTWVTKKAPGMRPVAYFSMEYAFHESLPIYSGGLGVLAGDHCKSASDLGLPFTAVGMLFHQGYFRQLFDKDGWQNEAYDELDLTTLPIRPALTPAGHQARVSVRLGARTVQVRVWTLQVGRIQVLLLDTNVPENSEEDRKLTARLYGGNQDLRVQQYVLLGVAGIRALRLLGIPADVYHMNEGHAALLGLERIREAVAGGLDFRTALETIASSTLFTTHTPVAAGNDAFTYELMDKYIGDWPSQLATSRDDLYALARHDQFWDNHWVPSFSMTVFALNLSRAANGVSELHGEVSRSMWDFLYSGAQPEEVPIGHVTNGAHNLTFTSQPMRDLLSTVLPADWTERLEDEAMWQAVEHLTDEQLRDVQLTMKREMIAFVRTRMREQMLRNGASAADVAATETVLSENALTIGFARRFATYKRATLLFRDKARLSRIVNHPEHPVQFVFAGKAHPADNPGKAFIQEIYRVSQEPEFRGKIVILENYDMNVARHLVQGVDIWLNNPRRPLEASGTSGMKASFNGSPNFSVLDGWWREGFDGTNGWPIGEEREYADLSVQDDADAFSLYTHLEEAIVPRYYGTLAGAESWAHTVRRAIQTVSPRFSMQRQVIDYVQKYYLPVAQRGAQLAANGSQRAREIAGWKSWVQQQWPYTSITAQADFPASAQPGQAIPVTAQVHPAGIALQDLRVEAVLDRAGQLTRIPLQSRGDGSFHADVPLQDSGLYSVGVRMVPQIDGLSNGLEARLIKWA, encoded by the coding sequence ATGAACATCATCGGGAAAGTCACCGTCCTGCCCCAGTTGCCGGAGGAGATCGCTCGGCTCTCGGAGCTGGCCTATAACCTGTACTGGTCGTGGACGCCACGCGCTCAGGAGCTCTACCAGGCTTTGGATTACCCCATTTGGGAGCGCTTCCATCAAAACCCAGTCCGCACCCTGCTGGAGGTCCCACGTGCGCGCCTGGACGAAGTCGCGGCAGATCCGGCGTACCTGGCACGCTATGCCGAAGTCATGGCGGATTTTGATGCCTACATGGGCAAGCAGAACACCTGGGTCACAAAGAAAGCACCTGGGATGCGCCCTGTCGCCTACTTCAGCATGGAGTACGCGTTCCACGAATCGCTGCCTATCTACAGCGGTGGCCTGGGCGTTCTGGCGGGCGACCACTGCAAGAGTGCCTCCGACCTGGGGTTGCCGTTTACTGCGGTGGGGATGCTGTTTCACCAGGGGTACTTCCGGCAGCTGTTTGACAAGGACGGCTGGCAGAACGAGGCGTACGACGAACTGGACCTGACCACCCTCCCTATCCGGCCGGCCCTGACCCCGGCCGGCCACCAGGCGCGCGTCAGTGTGCGCCTGGGCGCCCGGACGGTGCAGGTGCGCGTCTGGACCCTGCAGGTGGGCCGGATTCAGGTCCTGCTGCTGGATACCAACGTGCCCGAGAACAGCGAGGAAGACCGCAAACTCACCGCGCGCCTGTACGGAGGCAATCAGGACCTGCGGGTCCAGCAGTATGTCCTGCTGGGTGTGGCCGGCATCCGGGCCCTGAGGCTGCTGGGCATCCCTGCCGACGTCTACCACATGAATGAGGGCCACGCTGCGCTGCTGGGGCTCGAACGCATCCGCGAGGCGGTCGCCGGAGGCCTGGATTTCCGCACTGCGCTGGAAACGATCGCCAGCAGCACGCTGTTTACCACCCATACCCCGGTGGCCGCCGGCAACGACGCCTTTACCTACGAACTGATGGACAAGTATATCGGCGACTGGCCCTCTCAGCTGGCGACCAGCCGGGACGACCTGTACGCCCTGGCCCGCCACGATCAGTTCTGGGACAACCACTGGGTGCCCAGCTTCAGCATGACGGTGTTTGCGCTCAACCTGAGCCGCGCGGCCAATGGCGTGTCGGAACTGCACGGCGAGGTCAGCCGCAGCATGTGGGACTTCCTGTACAGCGGCGCCCAGCCCGAGGAAGTCCCGATCGGTCACGTGACCAACGGCGCCCACAACCTGACGTTCACCAGTCAGCCCATGCGCGACCTGCTGTCCACCGTGCTACCGGCCGACTGGACCGAGCGCCTGGAAGACGAGGCCATGTGGCAGGCTGTTGAACACCTCACCGACGAACAGCTGCGCGACGTGCAGCTCACCATGAAGCGCGAGATGATCGCCTTCGTACGCACCCGCATGCGTGAGCAGATGCTGCGCAACGGAGCCAGTGCCGCTGACGTGGCCGCCACCGAAACCGTGCTCAGTGAGAACGCCCTAACCATCGGCTTCGCGCGCCGCTTTGCGACCTACAAGCGCGCCACCCTGCTGTTCCGTGACAAGGCGCGCCTGAGCCGGATCGTCAACCACCCGGAACATCCGGTGCAGTTCGTCTTTGCCGGCAAGGCCCACCCGGCAGACAACCCGGGCAAGGCCTTTATCCAGGAGATCTACCGCGTGTCCCAGGAGCCCGAGTTCCGCGGCAAAATCGTCATCCTGGAGAACTACGACATGAACGTGGCCCGCCACCTCGTGCAGGGCGTGGACATCTGGCTCAACAATCCACGCCGCCCGCTGGAGGCTTCGGGGACCAGCGGCATGAAGGCCAGCTTCAACGGCTCGCCCAATTTCAGTGTGCTGGACGGCTGGTGGCGCGAGGGCTTTGACGGCACCAACGGTTGGCCCATCGGCGAGGAACGTGAGTACGCCGACCTGAGCGTGCAGGACGACGCGGACGCCTTCAGCCTGTACACCCACCTGGAAGAGGCCATCGTGCCGCGCTACTACGGCACCCTGGCCGGGGCCGAGTCGTGGGCCCACACGGTCCGCCGCGCGATTCAGACGGTCAGCCCGCGCTTCTCGATGCAGCGGCAGGTCATCGACTATGTGCAGAAGTACTACCTGCCGGTGGCGCAGCGTGGCGCCCAGCTCGCGGCGAACGGCAGCCAGCGCGCCCGCGAGATCGCCGGCTGGAAAAGCTGGGTGCAGCAGCAGTGGCCCTACACGTCCATCACCGCCCAGGCCGATTTCCCGGCCAGCGCCCAGCCTGGACAGGCCATTCCGGTCACCGCCCAGGTCCACCCCGCCGGCATCGCCCTGCAGGACCTGCGGGTCGAAGCTGTGCTGGACCGCGCCGGGCAGCTGACCCGCATTCCTCTGCAAAGCCGCGGCGACGGCAGCTTCCACGCGGACGTGCCGCTGCAGGACAGCGGTCTGTACTCGGTCGGCGTGCGGATGGTGCCGCAGATTGACGGCCTGAGCAATGGCCTTGAGGCCCGGCTGATCAAGTGGGCCTGA
- the gatA gene encoding Asp-tRNA(Asn)/Glu-tRNA(Gln) amidotransferase subunit GatA translates to MSVQFTATDLARAVTAGETTPQALLDQALARVEAAGSLNALVSLNEQAAAQAAAVSRRLASGEALPLAGVPVTVKDNINVAGTRTTCGSRILATYVSPYTATAAQRLIDAGAVIVGKTNMDEFGMGSSTESSASGATLNPWDVARVPGGSSGGSAVAVAANLTPVSLGSDTGGSVRQPAAMTGVYGLKPTYGRVSRYGLVAYASSLDQIGPFARSAADLALMMSVLAGHDPRDATSLEVPARFQAGTPDDLRGLRVGVIRESLGGNTSGVDAALNATLEALRAGGAVCGEVSIPDLRHAIATYYLIAMPEASSNLARYDGMVYGQRAVGGDVGEVMTLTREHGFGREVQRRIMIGTYALSSGYYDAYYSKAMKVRRLIAQEFSRAFQDFDVLVTPTSPFPAFRRGEKTSDPLAMYAADVDTVAVNLAGLPAMSVPAGFELAEGGVRLPVGVQFIAPALKDELLVRLAGALEGSGAVQLESPAGYTAP, encoded by the coding sequence ATGTCCGTCCAGTTCACCGCCACTGATCTTGCCCGCGCCGTTACGGCTGGCGAAACCACTCCTCAGGCCCTGCTGGATCAGGCCCTTGCCCGTGTGGAGGCTGCAGGCAGCCTCAACGCGCTGGTCAGCCTGAACGAGCAGGCCGCTGCCCAGGCGGCTGCAGTCAGCCGGCGGCTGGCCAGCGGAGAAGCTCTGCCGCTGGCCGGTGTTCCGGTGACCGTTAAGGACAACATCAATGTGGCCGGCACACGCACCACCTGCGGCAGCCGCATCCTGGCCACCTATGTCAGTCCCTACACGGCCACCGCCGCCCAGCGCCTGATCGACGCTGGTGCCGTCATCGTGGGCAAGACCAACATGGACGAGTTCGGCATGGGGTCCAGCACCGAGAGCAGCGCTTCGGGGGCGACCCTGAATCCCTGGGACGTGGCGCGCGTTCCGGGTGGCAGCAGCGGCGGCAGCGCCGTGGCGGTCGCGGCGAATCTCACCCCGGTCAGCCTGGGCAGCGATACCGGCGGCAGTGTCCGGCAGCCTGCGGCTATGACAGGCGTGTACGGGCTCAAGCCCACCTACGGCCGGGTATCGCGCTATGGGCTGGTCGCGTATGCCAGCAGCCTCGACCAGATCGGGCCGTTTGCCCGTAGCGCCGCGGACCTTGCGCTGATGATGAGTGTCCTGGCCGGTCACGACCCCCGGGACGCCACCAGTCTGGAGGTCCCGGCAAGGTTCCAGGCCGGCACGCCTGACGACCTCAGGGGGCTGCGTGTGGGTGTCATCCGGGAAAGCCTGGGAGGCAACACCTCCGGCGTGGACGCGGCGCTGAATGCCACCCTGGAAGCGCTGCGGGCGGGCGGGGCTGTGTGCGGCGAGGTCAGTATTCCGGACCTGCGCCACGCCATCGCCACGTATTACCTGATTGCCATGCCCGAGGCGAGCAGCAACCTCGCCCGCTACGACGGCATGGTATACGGGCAGCGTGCTGTGGGCGGCGACGTCGGCGAGGTGATGACCCTGACCCGCGAACATGGTTTTGGCCGCGAGGTGCAGCGCCGCATCATGATCGGCACCTATGCGCTGTCCAGCGGGTACTACGACGCCTACTACAGTAAGGCGATGAAGGTCCGGCGGCTTATCGCGCAGGAATTCAGCCGCGCTTTTCAGGATTTCGACGTGCTTGTCACGCCCACCAGCCCGTTTCCGGCTTTCCGCCGGGGCGAGAAGACCAGTGATCCGCTGGCCATGTACGCGGCTGATGTCGACACCGTGGCGGTGAACCTCGCCGGACTGCCGGCAATGAGTGTTCCGGCCGGCTTCGAACTGGCTGAAGGCGGGGTCAGGCTACCGGTGGGCGTGCAATTTATCGCCCCAGCCCTGAAGGACGAGCTTCTGGTCCGGCTTGCCGGGGCTCTGGAGGGGAGCGGGGCGGTTCAGCTGGAAAGTCCTGCTGGCTACACGGCTCCTTGA
- the scpB gene encoding SMC-Scp complex subunit ScpB yields the protein MTNGEAAPRPSRQALIGAALLAAGRPVAARELAAVLGLDEEVMQHELQTFSGVLEAADLGFRVEMVAGGYRLVVPGEVAAQLSPLLAPPPLPPLSSAALEVLAVIAYRQPVTRAEIEAMRGGSASTVVTLQERELVKVVGRSDAVGQPLLYGTTERFLVEFGLGGLGDLPPLDGADFSHLLRG from the coding sequence ATGACCAATGGGGAGGCTGCACCCCGGCCGTCCCGGCAGGCGCTGATTGGCGCGGCGCTGCTGGCTGCGGGGCGACCTGTGGCTGCACGTGAGCTGGCCGCCGTACTCGGTTTGGATGAAGAGGTCATGCAGCATGAACTGCAGACCTTTTCCGGCGTACTGGAGGCAGCTGATCTGGGTTTCCGGGTCGAGATGGTGGCGGGCGGGTACCGGCTGGTCGTGCCGGGAGAGGTGGCTGCTCAGCTGTCCCCCTTGCTGGCGCCGCCACCTCTGCCCCCCCTGAGCAGCGCTGCTCTGGAGGTGCTGGCCGTGATCGCCTACCGGCAACCTGTCACGCGGGCCGAGATCGAGGCCATGCGCGGGGGCAGTGCCAGCACCGTGGTGACCCTACAGGAGCGTGAACTGGTCAAGGTCGTGGGGCGCAGTGACGCCGTGGGGCAGCCGCTGCTCTACGGCACTACGGAGCGCTTTCTGGTCGAATTCGGTCTCGGTGGCCTTGGAGACCTGCCCCCCCTGGATGGAGCCGACTTCTCCCACCTGTTGCGCGGCTGA
- a CDS encoding GNAT family N-acetyltransferase, with the protein MSFHIRQAVISDAPTIASIHTQCWTESFADLMPSSYMARMTGDRARRRRTYHWTEQIRETRLLTGQQVGTLVAEERGRIVGFASGGDPRDHPGYDKELMTLFVEKSCHGLGVGKLLLGNFMVEMSEAGGKSLALWVLATNPARAWYARQGAKEAGQMPVSFDGYDLHEVRMVWCPLSVSGDR; encoded by the coding sequence ATGTCCTTTCACATTCGCCAGGCGGTCATCAGTGACGCCCCCACCATCGCCAGCATTCATACTCAGTGCTGGACAGAGTCATTTGCTGATCTGATGCCCAGTTCTTATATGGCACGTATGACAGGTGACAGAGCCCGGCGTAGGCGCACCTATCACTGGACAGAGCAAATAAGGGAGACGCGGCTGCTCACAGGTCAGCAGGTTGGCACTCTTGTGGCCGAGGAGCGGGGCCGCATCGTTGGATTCGCCAGTGGTGGCGATCCGCGCGATCATCCTGGCTATGACAAGGAGCTCATGACCCTTTTTGTAGAAAAGTCCTGTCATGGTCTTGGAGTGGGAAAGCTGTTGCTCGGAAACTTTATGGTCGAGATGTCTGAAGCCGGGGGCAAAAGCCTGGCGCTGTGGGTGCTGGCGACGAATCCGGCGCGTGCCTGGTATGCACGGCAGGGTGCGAAAGAGGCTGGGCAAATGCCGGTGAGTTTTGACGGATATGACCTGCACGAGGTCAGAATGGTCTGGTGCCCGCTGTCCGTGAGTGGTGACCGCTAG
- a CDS encoding pseudouridine synthase, with translation MSSERLQKRLARAGIASRRAAEEMITAGRVTVNGVVAHLGQTVTDADDVRVDGRLVDATAVPAITYALYKPRGYVTTARDEYGRRNVLDAMPEMPGLHPVGRLDKDSEGLLLLTTDGQLTLTMTHPRFGHEKAYRAWTEGPHDPTQRELDLLVSGVELDDGPAQAVSASPAYGGAFVVLGEGRNRQVRRMLEAVGHPVSRLLRYRLGGLWLGDMEVGEYRELTHKELDELVNPAGIPRASWQRSWEHAQQRWG, from the coding sequence GTGAGCAGCGAACGATTGCAAAAACGGCTGGCGCGTGCCGGGATCGCTTCACGCCGCGCTGCCGAGGAGATGATCACGGCTGGCCGGGTCACGGTCAACGGCGTGGTGGCCCATCTGGGACAGACCGTGACGGACGCCGATGACGTACGGGTCGATGGCAGGCTGGTGGATGCCACGGCGGTGCCAGCCATCACTTACGCCCTGTATAAGCCGCGTGGTTACGTCACCACCGCCCGGGACGAATATGGACGCCGCAACGTGCTCGACGCCATGCCCGAGATGCCGGGGCTGCATCCCGTGGGCCGGCTGGACAAGGACTCGGAAGGTCTTCTGCTGCTCACCACCGATGGACAGCTCACCCTGACCATGACCCACCCACGGTTCGGCCACGAAAAGGCCTACCGGGCCTGGACCGAGGGCCCGCACGATCCGACCCAACGCGAGCTTGACCTCCTGGTGAGCGGCGTGGAACTGGACGACGGTCCGGCGCAGGCCGTAAGTGCCAGCCCCGCTTATGGCGGCGCCTTCGTGGTGCTGGGCGAGGGCCGAAACCGGCAGGTGCGCCGCATGCTGGAGGCCGTGGGGCACCCGGTCAGCCGCCTGTTGCGTTACCGACTCGGTGGTCTGTGGCTCGGAGACATGGAGGTCGGCGAGTACCGGGAACTGACCCACAAGGAGCTCGATGAACTGGTGAACCCGGCAGGGATCCCCCGCGCCAGCTGGCAGCGCTCCTGGGAGCACGCGCAGCAGCGCTGGGGTTAG
- the truB gene encoding tRNA pseudouridine(55) synthase TruB: MPVLAVDKPLNLTSHDVVNRARRARATRRVGHTGTLDPLATGVLVLCVDDSTKVVQFMEHDSKDYLAWVSLGAGTPTLDAEGPVDTTGTVPPLDGGHIREVLATFCGPQQQIPPQYSAIQLGGQRAYAVARAGGTLELPARNIVIHSLELLGVYPSVQAAPRTFSTVPDGWLPTPEGRTFTLPEPLGEFPTLLLRASVGSGTYLRSLARDLGAALGVPAHLAGLVRTRVGRYSLSSAVSLEQLAEAEGIPDLEALGFPRIEADERLALELRQGKRPRHTARGRQVVTLVGQLVAVVDGDGEQLKVVRAWA; encoded by the coding sequence ATGCCTGTACTTGCGGTGGATAAGCCTCTGAACCTCACCTCGCACGACGTGGTGAACCGGGCCCGCCGCGCCCGGGCCACCCGGCGGGTCGGTCACACCGGGACCCTGGACCCGCTGGCCACCGGCGTCCTGGTCCTGTGTGTGGACGACAGCACCAAAGTGGTGCAGTTCATGGAGCACGACAGCAAGGATTACCTTGCCTGGGTGAGCCTGGGGGCCGGCACCCCCACCCTGGATGCCGAGGGACCGGTGGACACCACCGGGACAGTGCCGCCGCTGGACGGGGGTCATATCCGTGAGGTCCTGGCCACCTTCTGCGGCCCGCAGCAGCAGATTCCACCCCAGTACAGCGCCATTCAGCTGGGAGGACAGCGGGCCTACGCCGTGGCCCGGGCCGGAGGCACACTGGAACTGCCCGCCCGCAACATCGTGATTCATTCGCTGGAACTGCTGGGGGTATACCCGAGCGTTCAGGCGGCTCCAAGAACGTTTTCCACCGTTCCGGACGGCTGGCTGCCGACACCGGAGGGCCGGACTTTTACCCTGCCCGAGCCGCTGGGCGAATTTCCCACCCTGCTGCTGCGGGCCAGCGTCGGCAGTGGCACCTATCTGCGCTCGCTGGCGCGTGATCTGGGCGCAGCCCTGGGGGTTCCGGCCCACCTGGCTGGTCTGGTCCGCACCCGGGTCGGCCGGTACAGCCTGAGCAGCGCCGTATCCCTCGAACAGCTGGCCGAAGCGGAGGGCATTCCTGACCTGGAGGCGCTGGGCTTCCCCCGGATCGAGGCCGATGAGAGGCTGGCCCTGGAACTCCGGCAGGGAAAACGCCCCCGGCACACGGCCCGGGGGCGGCAGGTCGTGACTCTGGTTGGTCAGCTGGTGGCGGTCGTGGACGGAGACGGCGAGCAGCTGAAAGTCGTGCGCGCCTGGGCCTGA